A stretch of DNA from Halobacterium sp. DL1:
CTATTCTCTGTATCTTGCACGGCACTCGTCATACTATCTCGATGCTTCTCTAACCGTCTGTAAAATACAGGGCGCGAACGCAACTCCGGTGTAACTACAGGTCGCGTTTCCTGAACGAAAGGTATCCAACGATGACCGGAATGCAGGCCAATCCGACGAGCCCGAGTACAGCTACTGCCGGTGTAATAAACTCGGCAGTAGACGTGCGTGCGACGGTCGGAAGAGGTCCAATATTGGCAAGTTCGCTGAGGAGATAGTTGTAGGCCGTAAAAGGGCCAACGAACGTGCTGAACGTGGCCCATGTCTCGGGTTGTCGTGGCGGTTGGAATCGGAACAGTATCAGAACTAACAGGTTTATCAGTACGTCCCAGAACAAGGTTAGGCCGAGGTACATCCCGAACGAGGTCGCGATGACGCGGCGAGAGGTCGACAGCGCCATTGAGATGGCTATCGAGAGCCAAAGGAAAACGACCCCATATCCTGCGATTCCGGCCATGAGTCCGGTATATGTTGGAGCGTCGAACGATGGATACGTGACTATCATTCCGACAGCTGTCACGAGTGCTGCAGCCGCGATGGAACCGATCAACAACACCGTCCGACTGACCAATTTCCCGAGAACGAGATCCACTCTGGACAGGGGGAGTGATAGCGAAAGCAAGACGGTTCCGGATTCCTGTTCACCGATAATCGACTCGTAGCCAAGCACGATCCCGGCGAGTGGAACGAGGAGACCAGCGCCTGCTTTGAGGAGTTCGATGTATCCTTGGAAGTTCGGGTCCCCCACGTAGAGAATCAGTGCAGCGAGCCCGCCGAACCCGAAAAGAAACCCCCCCACAAGGGCCCAGATGCCACGTTGATTGACAGACCGTCGAACGTCGGTGCGCGCGATGACATGCCAGTTCATAGATCGGCCCTCCGGAATCGAACGTAGCCACCGAGCACTGGGAGTGCTGCCCATGCGACCAGGAGCACAACAGCCGTACCCCCACCGAGATACCACGGTGCCGACGACCCGAGATAGGCACCTGTGTTCACGTCGGCGACAAACGCGTCCATGACGCGCTGATAGAGTAGGGTCGGTTCAGCCCCATACACGAACCTTGCCCAGTCCGGAAGGGCGTCCCCGGCAAGATTCACGTATTGCAGGGCGTCCAAGATGTATCCCTCAAGCCCAGGCCACGCAACCACCAAGAGGAAGAACACGCCGAACGTGAGAATCGTCGCGCGTCGCATCGACGCTGTGAGCGTCGAAAGCCCGATCCCGATCGTGAGAAACACGACCCCGTAGAGTACCGTTGTGACGAGAAAGATTACGAGTGTATCGAGGGCGACCGTTCCAAATGGGTAGTCGACGAGTGCTGCAGCACCGAGCGTCCCCGCGGTGATCGTCGTGGTGAGGATGAGTCCACGACCGAGTGTTTTTCCAAGAACGACGTCAGCACGAGAAATCGGAGACGAGAGGACTAATGCGAGCTGGCCACCCTCCCGCTCTCCGACGACGGCACGGTACCCGAGGAGGAGCCCAAACAGGGGGACGAGAAAGACGACAATTCCACGGAGAAACCGGTCGAGATCTGCGATCGTTACGTCCATCGCGGCGGGGTTTTCGACGGTCGTCGGCGTGATGTATCCGCCGAAGACGAAGACGAGTGCAACGAGGCCGACGCCGATTTTCGGCGTTCTGCCGGTGAAGAAACTGCGGATCTCTTTTTGCGCGACTGTCGTCCAGCGAGTCATGCGCTGCCTCGTGTGTACTCAACGAACAGGTCCTCGAGCGATGGTTCTTCAGTCGTGAAATCGAGGACATCGACACCGAGATCGTGGAGCGCGACCAGGATGTCCATCTTGTCGTCTTTCGCGCAGGTGAGTCCGTACTGACCCTCTTCTTCGACCCACGCTTTCTCGACCAGTTCGATGCTATTGATTATCGCAAGGTGTGACGTTGTCTCCTCTTTGAGGTCGCCTTTCTGAGTTGCAACCCCGTCGGCAGCCTGAACCATCTCCGGAGTCGGTTCGGTGCTTTCGTCGATCGTGATGAGAAGTTTCGTCTCCCCGCCTGCCATCTCGCGGAGCCCATCGATCGTATCGACAGCGGTGAGTTGTCCTTGATGCATAATACCAACGCGGTCGGCAACAGCCTCGATCTGTTCGAGGATGTGGCTGGAAAAAAATACCGTTGCACCGCGTTCATTTTCTGCCAGAATAATCTCGCGGATCGCTTTCGCACCGGCTGGATCTAACCCGGACGTCGGTTCGTCGAGGATCAGGAGATCAGGGTCCCCGACGAGAGCCATTGCCAGTACGAGTCGCTGGGCCATTCCCTTGGAATAGCCATCGGCGTCTCTGTCAGCAGCTTCGGTAATCCCAACCCTATCGAGGTAATCCAGTGACTCCCCGTCGACGTCTTTTGCTTCCATGGCGAAATTAACGTGCTGGCGTCCAGTCAGCCCGCTGAAAACGCTGTAGCCCTCCGGGAGCACTCCCATCCGCTTTCGAGCTTTGACGCTGTTGGTTTGGGTGTCGTGCCCGAAGACCTCGATACTGCCAGTAGTCGGTCGGTTGAACCCGAGCAACATATTGATCATCGTCGACTTTCCGGCCCCGTTGTGTCCGAGAAAGCCAAACACTTCGCCCTCCTCTACAGTGAGATTGACTCTGTCAACCGCTGTGAGTGAACCGAACCGCTTCGTCACTTCACGTGTTCGTATCGCCGGTGTCACTAGGGAACGTTCGTATAGAACGGCAATCAACATTTCGGTAAAGCCTGTTGGTTTGACACCGTTCCCGCTGACACAGCTGTTTGTGAAAACTTGACCCTCTCTGCGAGGGTTTCCCCTCCCTCTCTCCATTCTCTTACGTGTGAACGAACGAGTGCCAGCGTGCTAAACACACTCTCTATATTCAGCACTATCGCAAAAATATATCATCGATAGAGGATTTCAACAGAGCCAACTGGTTCTATAGGTCGTGGCTGCGCGCGCAGCAAAGCGAGCACGGAGCGGAGGGTGGGGAGGTGGGGCCTGGGTCGGTCCGGCACGTAGCAAAAAAGAAGGGTGGGACGACCGGCTACTCCCACCACCGACCGCGTTCGGGGAAATTCACCGTAGTCCAGCCGGTCAGAGCCACCGAGACGCGCCCGTTGTACCAGTTCTTCGCCGCTCCACGAATACGAACGTGCTCTCCCTCCTCAATCCAGGGTTGGTCGCTCGCAACCCAACTGGTGAACTTCGTTTTTCCGCTCTCGTCTTCGATGAGCCCCACTTGAGAAATGGCTGAACTCGACGGCTCCCACAACTGCGTCACAGTACCTTCGATGCTCACCTCTTTGCGATTGACGTTCTCGAGATTCCCGATGGGAACCACCGTCCCAGGAGCCGTCTGCAACTCCTCGAACACCCCGACGACCGCGCTCATCATGTCTTTCCCACCGACGACGGCTTCACCCAGCCGCCGGCCAATCGCTGCTCGCGACCAGCCATCCAGCTTCTCCGCCAGCCGCATCGACTGTGTGTTCACCGCCGCCAACTGCTCCTGGGTGAGTTCTGCACGAGGATCGTCCCGCTCTGGGTCCGTCCACGGGTTCACGCTCGCTGCCCGCTTCTGGAACTCTACACGCCGCTCAGCGCTCCGCTTCGCCGCGATATCTCGCGTCCGCTTCTCCCGACCGTCTTGCGTCCCCAGTTCGGCCTGGGCACTGATGCGCTCCAGCTCGGCCTCTCGTGCCTGGATGCGCTCTTCCTGTTCGAGAGTTTTCCCGAACAGGTGATCCGGGCCTTCCTCGACCCGCGCATCTGGGTGGTTGGAATCGACCTTCGCCTGCACCTCCATTTGTACCGTCGCCTGGAACTCCGGCGTCTCATCGACGACCTCGAATCCATCCTCGTCGACCTCGACTTCATCGTGTTTCTCGAAAGCCTGTTCATCGACCGAAACTACATCACTGGTGACGTTCTTACTTGACATTGGAACTTTCACTTGTTCCTGAAGGCGCTTAGCGCCCGACACCGCGATGCTACAACATCGCGGATTTCTCAACGACCACAACGACCAATAGAACCATCTGTGCGCTCTCGCTCGCGCCTTCGTGAGCGCCCCCTGGGCGCGAGCGAGAGCGCGCCTCAGGAGGCCACTCAACCAGAACCGCGCGCCGACCC
This window harbors:
- a CDS encoding DNA-binding protein, whose product is MSSKNVTSDVVSVDEQAFEKHDEVEVDEDGFEVVDETPEFQATVQMEVQAKVDSNHPDARVEEGPDHLFGKTLEQEERIQAREAELERISAQAELGTQDGREKRTRDIAAKRSAERRVEFQKRAASVNPWTDPERDDPRAELTQEQLAAVNTQSMRLAEKLDGWSRAAIGRRLGEAVVGGKDMMSAVVGVFEELQTAPGTVVPIGNLENVNRKEVSIEGTVTQLWEPSSSAISQVGLIEDESGKTKFTSWVASDQPWIEEGEHVRIRGAAKNWYNGRVSVALTGWTTVNFPERGRWWE
- a CDS encoding copper ABC transporter ATP-binding protein gives rise to the protein MLIAVLYERSLVTPAIRTREVTKRFGSLTAVDRVNLTVEEGEVFGFLGHNGAGKSTMINMLLGFNRPTTGSIEVFGHDTQTNSVKARKRMGVLPEGYSVFSGLTGRQHVNFAMEAKDVDGESLDYLDRVGITEAADRDADGYSKGMAQRLVLAMALVGDPDLLILDEPTSGLDPAGAKAIREIILAENERGATVFFSSHILEQIEAVADRVGIMHQGQLTAVDTIDGLREMAGGETKLLITIDESTEPTPEMVQAADGVATQKGDLKEETTSHLAIINSIELVEKAWVEEEGQYGLTCAKDDKMDILVALHDLGVDVLDFTTEEPSLEDLFVEYTRGSA